Proteins encoded within one genomic window of Citricoccus muralis:
- a CDS encoding GAP family protein, with product MTAPLAFLIIGLALIDSTSLGTSLIPLWLLLSPGRLSKTRIGSYLLTLTLAYFAMGLAVAAGAASLFNAFQSWISSAPDALLVGGQTTIGALIIAFGLTLLIRNLRGVEKGSGNSLFRWRNEAMTAGSSRGLVRLALLAFGIEFATMVPYVGAIVAMTDAEMTAESIVLWIFIYCAVMMAPAGILTVFRLGLGHRIDPLLRRLDAWLERHMGTVSGTGLTLLGALIVGIALSNLTA from the coding sequence ATGACTGCACCCCTGGCCTTCCTTATCATTGGCCTGGCACTGATCGACAGCACTAGTCTCGGCACATCCCTCATACCCTTGTGGTTGTTGCTGTCTCCGGGGCGTCTCAGCAAAACACGCATCGGCTCTTACCTGCTGACACTGACATTGGCATACTTTGCTATGGGTTTGGCCGTGGCGGCCGGAGCAGCATCCCTCTTTAACGCATTCCAATCCTGGATTTCGTCCGCACCCGACGCATTGCTTGTCGGTGGTCAGACAACAATCGGCGCGCTTATCATCGCGTTCGGACTCACCCTGCTCATCCGCAACCTTCGGGGTGTAGAAAAGGGTTCCGGCAACTCGCTATTTCGGTGGCGGAACGAAGCGATGACAGCTGGTTCTTCTCGGGGTCTTGTCCGGCTTGCCCTTCTAGCGTTCGGCATTGAGTTCGCCACGATGGTCCCCTACGTCGGAGCAATCGTTGCAATGACTGACGCTGAGATGACCGCGGAGTCGATCGTTCTCTGGATCTTCATTTACTGTGCAGTCATGATGGCTCCGGCCGGGATTTTAACCGTGTTCCGCTTGGGCTTGGGACATCGGATAGATCCACTTCTCCGACGCTTGGACGCCTGGCTCGAACGCCATATGGGCACGGTCAGCGGTACCGGGCTGACACTTCTGGGCGCGCTCATCGTAGGCATTGCACTCAGCAATCTGACAGCCTAG
- the mgtE gene encoding magnesium transporter: MHPVTPHTGSIPTLRAQELGVREALRKSDWPRAGTLLRELTATQVERLLDRSDPKDVPVVFRLLDKDVAVDVFAAIEPRQQRDLIEGLQDDDVQELFGQLQASGQARLLDEMPAEVAQQLLASLPGSQRASAGTVLGYPAGSVGRRMRPVLIELRSEWTVAEALDAIREADIPERRQRFIARLPVVAHAHQLQGMIELSRLVTADQGATIESLMDTDVLAVLATEDDETAARLCAEHDLLALPVTDETHRIVGLLTVDQAFDILEEEESEDSQRAGGSTPLAQPYLSTPVKRLFRARIVWLLVLAIGAILTVQVLEVFEETLETMVVLSLFVPLLIGTGGNTGNQAATTVTRALALGDVRPRDVVRVLRRELLVGLSLGATLGALGLLVAGLVYSWDLGAVIGLTLLSVCTLAASVGSLMPLLAKKIGVDPAVFSNPFISTVVDALGLIVYFLIARLILGI; encoded by the coding sequence ATGCACCCCGTCACCCCGCACACCGGCTCGATTCCGACCCTGCGCGCCCAGGAACTCGGGGTGCGTGAGGCGTTACGCAAGAGCGACTGGCCACGCGCGGGAACGCTACTGCGCGAGCTCACCGCCACCCAGGTGGAGCGGCTGCTGGACCGCAGCGACCCGAAGGACGTTCCGGTGGTCTTCCGACTGCTGGACAAGGACGTCGCCGTCGACGTGTTCGCCGCGATCGAGCCGCGCCAACAGCGCGACCTCATCGAGGGACTACAGGATGACGACGTTCAGGAGCTGTTCGGTCAGCTCCAGGCGTCCGGCCAGGCCCGTCTGCTCGATGAGATGCCCGCCGAGGTGGCTCAACAGCTGCTCGCTAGTCTGCCGGGCAGCCAGCGGGCCAGCGCGGGCACCGTGCTCGGCTACCCGGCCGGGTCCGTGGGGCGGCGCATGCGCCCGGTCCTCATCGAGCTGCGCTCCGAGTGGACCGTCGCCGAAGCACTGGACGCCATCCGGGAGGCCGACATCCCCGAACGACGTCAGCGGTTCATTGCCCGGCTGCCGGTGGTCGCCCACGCACATCAGCTGCAGGGCATGATCGAGCTCTCCCGTCTGGTCACCGCGGACCAGGGCGCGACGATCGAGTCATTGATGGACACCGACGTGTTGGCGGTGCTGGCCACCGAGGACGACGAGACGGCCGCCCGCCTGTGCGCCGAGCACGATCTGCTCGCCCTGCCCGTTACCGACGAGACACACCGCATTGTCGGCCTGCTCACCGTGGACCAGGCGTTCGACATTCTGGAAGAGGAGGAATCCGAGGACTCGCAGCGCGCCGGTGGCTCCACTCCGCTGGCGCAGCCCTATCTCTCGACGCCGGTGAAGCGCCTCTTCCGGGCCAGGATCGTGTGGCTGCTCGTGCTGGCCATCGGCGCGATCCTGACAGTGCAGGTCCTGGAGGTCTTCGAAGAAACCCTGGAGACCATGGTGGTGCTCTCCCTGTTCGTCCCTCTGCTCATCGGCACCGGCGGCAACACCGGAAATCAAGCCGCCACCACCGTCACCCGCGCCCTGGCCCTGGGGGATGTGCGACCCCGCGATGTCGTGCGGGTGCTGCGCCGCGAGCTGCTGGTCGGCCTCTCGCTCGGAGCCACCCTGGGTGCCCTGGGGCTGCTCGTGGCCGGTCTCGTCTACTCCTGGGACTTGGGCGCGGTGATCGGGCTGACGCTACTGAGCGTGTGCACGTTGGCTGCGTCAGTGGGCTCGCTGATGCCGCTGCTGGCGAAGAAGATCGGTGTGGATCCCGCGGTGTTCTCCAACCCCTTCATCTCCACTGTGGTGGACGCGTTGGGCTTGATCGTCTATTTCCTGATCGCTCGGCTGATCCTGGGAATCTAA
- the purN gene encoding phosphoribosylglycinamide formyltransferase: MRIVILLSGSGSNAQAVFDAVSSGALPIQISAVGSDTPDAYGLVRARDAGLETFVLDYADYPNRTAWTVALSDAVAGYDPDLVLSSGLMRIVGPEFIDRFAGTFINTHPALLPSFPGAHGVRDALAAGVKITGTTLHLVDAGVDTGRILDQRAVRIHPGEDEAALHERIKVEERAMVLDALTALYRARQQNPDVVIGDLDLAPGTADID, translated from the coding sequence ATGCGTATCGTGATTCTGCTCTCGGGTTCAGGCAGCAATGCCCAAGCGGTGTTCGACGCCGTCTCCTCCGGCGCTCTGCCGATTCAGATCAGCGCCGTCGGGTCGGACACCCCGGACGCCTACGGTCTGGTGCGCGCCCGCGACGCCGGTCTGGAGACCTTCGTCCTGGACTACGCAGATTACCCGAACCGCACCGCGTGGACGGTAGCCCTGAGCGACGCCGTCGCCGGATACGATCCCGATCTGGTACTCAGTTCCGGACTGATGCGGATTGTCGGCCCGGAATTTATTGACCGCTTCGCCGGGACTTTCATCAACACCCATCCCGCCCTGCTGCCGTCGTTCCCCGGCGCCCACGGGGTGCGCGATGCGCTCGCGGCCGGGGTGAAAATCACCGGGACCACCTTGCACCTCGTCGACGCCGGGGTGGACACCGGGCGCATTCTGGACCAGCGTGCCGTGCGGATTCACCCGGGCGAAGACGAAGCCGCCCTGCACGAGCGGATCAAGGTGGAGGAACGTGCCATGGTGCTCGACGCCCTCACCGCGCTGTACCGGGCGCGCCAGCAGAACCCCGACGTCGTGATCGGTGATCTGGACCTGGCGCCCGGCACGGCTGACATAGACTGA
- a CDS encoding DUF4190 domain-containing protein yields the protein MTQPPQPPYGSGSDSGSSGTPGWYGSSGAQNPYDSVPPYSSQDGGAQPNDGAGRPDSYHQRGQYSQQGQYGQYPVSPEGQSNATTSLVLGIIGLFAFGIILGPLAIYFAGKAERNGVQATAGKVIGWIVTILWGLSIIMIIFVVLFSILVAGASSGY from the coding sequence ATGACACAGCCTCCTCAACCCCCTTACGGTTCTGGCTCCGATTCCGGTTCCTCGGGCACGCCCGGCTGGTATGGGTCCTCGGGCGCGCAGAACCCCTATGATTCGGTGCCACCCTATTCCTCACAAGACGGCGGCGCGCAGCCGAATGATGGGGCCGGGCGGCCGGACTCGTATCACCAGCGGGGGCAGTACAGTCAGCAGGGCCAGTATGGTCAGTACCCGGTGTCGCCGGAGGGGCAGTCCAACGCGACGACGTCGCTGGTGCTGGGCATCATCGGGCTCTTCGCCTTTGGGATCATTTTGGGCCCGCTGGCCATCTATTTCGCAGGGAAGGCGGAGCGCAACGGTGTCCAGGCCACCGCGGGCAAGGTGATCGGATGGATCGTCACCATACTGTGGGGGCTCAGCATCATCATGATCATTTTCGTGGTGCTGTTCAGCATTCTGGTGGCGGGCGCCAGTAGCGGGTACTGA
- a CDS encoding NADP-dependent isocitrate dehydrogenase encodes MSKIIYTHTDEAPMLATASLLPVVRAFAATADIELETADISLAGRVLAAFKDLLPEDQRVIDALGELGELVKEPEANVIKLPNISASVPQLLATVKELQAAGYELPAYPEEPKTDAEKDIRARYDSVKGSAVNPVLREGNSDRRAPQSVKNFARKFPHSMGAWSADSKTNVATMSDRDFFSNEKSVIIPDDDVLTIRHTDASGTTTVLKDGLKVLRHEIIDGTFMSAAALDAFLAEQVQRAKQEGVLFSAHLKATMMKVSDPVIFGHVVKAYFPGLFEKYGEQLAAAGLSANNGLAAIEGGLDQLDAEVAKGVRAEIAKAYAEGPALAQVNSHKGITNLHVPSDVIVDASMPAMIRSGGKMWNKDDAEQDTLAVLPDSSYAGVYQVVIDDCRVNGAYDPTTMGTVPNVGLMAKKAEEYGSHDKTFIIESDGTVEVVNSAGEVLFSHDVEAGDIWRACQTKDVPVRDWVKLAVNRARATGTPTVFWLDENRAHDANLISKVNEYLEDLDTDGLDLRIMAPKEATQFSVDRIRRGEDTISVTGNVLRDYLTDLFPILELGTSAKMLSIVPLINGGGLFETGAGGSAPKHVQQFLEENHLRWDSLGEFLALAVSFEHEAASNGNQRAQVLADTLDRATGKVLEEGRSPSRKVGEIDNRGSHFYLGLYWAEELAAQSDDAELAERIKPVAEQLRANEQQIVEELSAVQGAPVDIAGYYYPKQELVSAAMRPSATLNAIIDAL; translated from the coding sequence ATGTCGAAAATCATCTACACCCACACCGACGAAGCACCGATGCTGGCCACAGCGTCGCTGCTTCCGGTGGTGCGGGCCTTCGCCGCCACCGCGGACATCGAGCTGGAGACCGCTGACATCTCCCTGGCCGGCCGCGTTCTGGCAGCGTTCAAGGATCTCCTCCCGGAAGATCAGCGCGTCATCGATGCCCTGGGCGAGCTGGGCGAGCTCGTGAAAGAACCGGAAGCCAACGTCATCAAGCTTCCCAATATCTCCGCCTCCGTGCCGCAGCTGCTGGCCACCGTCAAGGAACTCCAGGCCGCAGGCTATGAGCTGCCCGCCTACCCGGAAGAGCCGAAGACCGACGCCGAGAAGGACATCCGCGCTCGCTACGACTCCGTGAAGGGGTCCGCTGTGAACCCGGTGCTGCGCGAGGGCAACTCGGACCGCCGCGCCCCGCAGTCGGTGAAGAACTTCGCCCGCAAGTTCCCGCACTCCATGGGCGCCTGGTCGGCCGACTCGAAGACCAATGTGGCCACCATGTCTGACCGCGATTTCTTCTCCAACGAAAAGTCAGTCATTATTCCTGACGATGACGTCCTGACGATCCGTCACACCGACGCCTCCGGCACCACCACTGTGTTGAAGGACGGGCTGAAGGTCCTCCGCCACGAGATCATCGACGGCACCTTCATGTCCGCCGCTGCCCTGGACGCTTTCCTCGCCGAGCAGGTGCAGCGCGCCAAGCAAGAGGGCGTGCTGTTCTCCGCTCACCTGAAGGCCACCATGATGAAGGTCTCCGACCCGGTGATCTTCGGCCACGTCGTGAAGGCTTACTTCCCCGGCCTCTTCGAGAAGTACGGCGAGCAGCTGGCCGCTGCTGGCTTGTCCGCTAACAACGGCCTGGCTGCGATCGAGGGCGGTCTCGACCAGCTCGACGCCGAGGTCGCCAAGGGCGTGCGCGCCGAGATCGCGAAGGCCTACGCCGAGGGTCCCGCCCTGGCCCAGGTGAACTCCCACAAGGGCATCACCAACCTGCACGTTCCCTCCGACGTCATCGTCGACGCCTCCATGCCCGCCATGATCCGCAGCGGCGGCAAGATGTGGAACAAGGACGACGCCGAGCAGGACACCCTGGCCGTGCTCCCGGACTCCTCCTACGCCGGTGTGTACCAGGTCGTCATCGACGACTGCCGCGTCAACGGCGCCTACGACCCGACCACCATGGGCACCGTCCCGAACGTGGGCCTGATGGCGAAGAAAGCCGAAGAGTACGGTTCGCACGACAAGACCTTCATCATTGAGTCGGACGGCACCGTCGAGGTCGTCAACTCCGCCGGTGAGGTGCTGTTCAGCCACGACGTCGAAGCCGGCGACATCTGGCGCGCCTGCCAGACTAAGGACGTTCCGGTCCGCGACTGGGTCAAGCTCGCCGTCAACCGAGCCCGCGCCACCGGCACCCCCACCGTGTTCTGGCTCGACGAGAACCGCGCCCACGACGCCAACCTGATCTCCAAAGTCAACGAATATCTCGAGGACCTGGATACCGACGGGCTGGACCTGCGCATCATGGCGCCGAAGGAAGCCACCCAGTTCTCGGTGGATCGTATCCGCCGCGGCGAGGACACCATCTCGGTGACCGGCAACGTGTTGCGCGACTACCTCACCGACCTGTTCCCGATCCTGGAGCTGGGCACCTCGGCGAAGATGCTCTCCATCGTTCCGCTGATCAACGGCGGTGGCCTCTTCGAGACCGGCGCCGGCGGCTCCGCTCCGAAGCACGTGCAGCAGTTCTTGGAGGAGAACCACCTGCGCTGGGATTCCCTCGGCGAGTTCCTGGCCCTGGCCGTGTCCTTCGAGCACGAGGCTGCTTCGAACGGCAACCAGCGCGCTCAGGTGTTGGCCGACACCCTGGATCGTGCCACCGGCAAGGTGCTCGAGGAGGGTCGTTCCCCCTCGCGCAAGGTCGGCGAGATCGACAACCGCGGCTCGCACTTCTATCTGGGCCTGTACTGGGCCGAGGAACTGGCAGCACAGTCCGACGACGCCGAGCTGGCAGAGCGGATCAAGCCTGTTGCCGAGCAGCTGCGTGCCAACGAGCAGCAGATCGTCGAGGAGCTGAGCGCCGTTCAGGGTGCGCCCGTCGACATCGCCGGGTACTACTACCCGAAGCAGGAGCTTGTCTCCGCAGCAATGCGCCCCTCGGCCACGCTGAACGCCATCATTGACGCGCTCTGA
- the purH gene encoding bifunctional phosphoribosylaminoimidazolecarboxamide formyltransferase/IMP cyclohydrolase: protein MSITLDHVPFKRALISVYDKTGLEPLARGLHEAGVELVSTGSTAKRIADAGVPVTEVSEVTGFQECLDGRVKTLHPRVHAGILADRRREDHAAQLRDLDVAPFDLVVVNLYPFVDTVASGAAQDEVIEQIDIGGPSMVRAAAKNHPSVAIVVDPTRYDDVVTAAQQGGFSLKTRQRLASLAFAHTAAYDNAVAAWTAAQFGDIEETDGAEGAAAPAFPPYAGVSLERAESLRYGENPHQHAALYVEAAAAPGIAQAELLQGKPMSYNNYADADAALRAAYDFADPAVAIIKHANPCGVAVATPGAEDPLADAHRKAHACDPVSAFGGVIAANREVTAGMAATVKDIFTEVIIAPGFSAEALEILSAKKNLRLLRLPDGFAQDDVEYKQISGGMLLQTRDALNAAGDQPANWTLAAGAAADEATLRDLSFAWRAVRAAKSNAVLLANDAATVGIGMGQVNRLDSCRLAVERANTLGAAQTGSQSAEITSAGGAENVSGAGAPERARGAVAASDAFFPFADGLQILIDAGVRAVVQPGGSIRDEEVVAAAEAAGITMYFTGARHFFHG from the coding sequence GTGAGCATCACTCTGGATCACGTCCCCTTCAAGCGCGCACTCATCTCGGTGTACGACAAGACCGGGCTGGAACCGCTGGCCCGCGGCCTGCACGAGGCCGGCGTCGAGCTGGTGTCCACGGGCTCCACCGCCAAGCGCATTGCCGACGCCGGGGTGCCGGTGACGGAGGTGTCCGAGGTGACCGGGTTCCAGGAGTGCCTGGACGGTCGCGTCAAGACGCTGCACCCGCGCGTGCACGCCGGCATTCTGGCCGACCGTCGCCGCGAGGATCATGCGGCCCAACTGCGCGATCTCGACGTCGCCCCCTTCGACCTGGTGGTCGTGAACCTCTACCCGTTCGTGGACACGGTGGCCTCGGGCGCCGCCCAGGACGAGGTCATCGAGCAGATCGACATTGGCGGGCCTTCCATGGTGCGCGCGGCCGCCAAGAACCACCCCTCCGTGGCGATTGTGGTGGACCCGACCCGCTACGACGATGTCGTCACCGCCGCGCAGCAGGGCGGATTCTCGCTGAAGACCCGCCAGCGGCTGGCCTCCCTGGCGTTCGCGCACACCGCCGCCTACGACAACGCTGTGGCGGCCTGGACCGCCGCTCAGTTCGGTGACATCGAGGAGACTGACGGAGCTGAGGGTGCCGCAGCCCCGGCCTTCCCACCCTACGCAGGGGTCTCCCTGGAGCGCGCCGAGTCGCTGCGTTACGGCGAGAACCCGCACCAGCACGCTGCGCTCTACGTGGAAGCCGCTGCCGCCCCCGGGATCGCCCAGGCCGAACTGCTGCAGGGCAAGCCGATGAGCTACAACAACTACGCCGACGCCGACGCCGCCCTGCGCGCAGCGTACGACTTCGCCGACCCGGCCGTCGCCATCATCAAGCACGCCAACCCCTGCGGTGTGGCGGTGGCCACGCCGGGCGCCGAGGACCCGCTGGCCGACGCCCACCGCAAGGCCCACGCCTGCGACCCGGTCTCCGCTTTCGGTGGCGTGATCGCCGCTAACCGTGAGGTCACCGCCGGCATGGCCGCCACCGTGAAGGACATCTTCACTGAGGTCATCATCGCCCCCGGGTTCTCCGCCGAGGCCCTGGAGATCCTGTCCGCGAAGAAGAACCTGCGCCTGTTGCGTCTGCCGGACGGCTTCGCCCAGGATGACGTCGAATACAAGCAGATTTCCGGCGGCATGCTGCTGCAGACCCGCGACGCACTCAACGCCGCCGGCGATCAGCCCGCGAACTGGACCCTGGCCGCAGGTGCCGCCGCCGACGAGGCCACCCTGCGCGACCTGAGCTTCGCCTGGCGCGCGGTCCGGGCCGCCAAATCGAACGCGGTGCTGCTGGCCAACGACGCCGCCACCGTGGGCATCGGCATGGGCCAGGTCAACCGCCTCGATTCCTGCCGGCTCGCCGTCGAGCGCGCCAACACCCTGGGCGCCGCGCAGACCGGAAGCCAGTCCGCGGAGATCACCAGCGCCGGTGGCGCCGAGAACGTCTCCGGTGCCGGCGCCCCCGAGCGGGCCCGCGGTGCGGTCGCCGCCTCGGATGCGTTCTTCCCCTTCGCCGACGGGCTGCAGATCCTTATCGACGCCGGAGTGCGCGCCGTCGTCCAGCCGGGCGGCTCCATCCGCGATGAAGAGGTGGTCGCTGCCGCCGAAGCGGCCGGGATCACCATGTACTTCACCGGGGCGCGCCACTTCTTCCACGGTTAG